A region of Thermodesulfobacteriota bacterium DNA encodes the following proteins:
- a CDS encoding phosphate/phosphite/phosphonate ABC transporter substrate-binding protein, producing MKYVLAVCWVLAAAAAVGARELHIGLLPEQNVFKQLQRYEPLGQYLERRTGVAIRFRILPRYGNILESLADEAMDGAFWGSFTGALAIRRAGMEPLARPVDADGSSSYRGYLFVRRDGGLASAADLKGRTMAFVDRATSAGYLFPVAYLRKHGVADPERHFGEAFFAGSHDAAIAAVLDRRADAGCAKNTVYDAMAAREPRVARELAVLAVSSDFPSNALGLRRELPAEVKGALKAALLAMASDPKGRAVLKAFGAREFVETTEADYRPVFELAEVAGIDLDTYQYLND from the coding sequence CCGAACAGAACGTCTTCAAGCAGCTCCAGCGCTACGAGCCGCTCGGGCAGTACCTGGAGCGCAGGACCGGCGTCGCCATCCGGTTCCGGATCCTCCCCCGGTATGGGAACATCCTCGAGAGCCTCGCCGACGAGGCAATGGACGGCGCGTTCTGGGGCAGCTTCACCGGCGCCCTCGCCATCCGCAGGGCCGGCATGGAGCCCCTGGCCCGCCCCGTGGACGCCGACGGCTCCTCGTCCTACCGGGGGTACCTGTTCGTGCGCCGCGACGGCGGCCTGGCCTCGGCGGCCGACCTGAAGGGGCGCACCATGGCCTTCGTGGACCGGGCCACCTCGGCCGGGTACCTGTTTCCCGTGGCCTACCTCCGGAAGCACGGCGTGGCGGACCCGGAGCGGCACTTCGGCGAGGCCTTCTTCGCCGGGAGCCACGACGCCGCCATCGCCGCCGTCCTGGACCGCCGCGCCGACGCCGGGTGCGCCAAGAACACGGTCTACGACGCCATGGCTGCCCGGGAGCCCCGGGTGGCCCGGGAGCTCGCCGTCCTGGCGGTCTCCTCCGACTTCCCCTCCAACGCCCTGGGGCTTCGCCGCGAACTTCCCGCCGAAGTGAAGGGTGCGCTCAAGGCGGCCCTTCTCGCCATGGCGTCCGACCCCAAGGGCCGGGCCGTGCTGAAAGCCTTCGGGGCCCGGGAGTTCGTGGAGACCACCGAGGCCGACTACCGGCCGGTGTTCGAGCTGGCCGAGGTGGCCGGCATCGACCTCGACACCTACCAGTACCTCAACGACTGA
- a CDS encoding ATP-binding protein has protein sequence MGRKILLSFLALLAAAALGGLPAAVYVTRATAELEELLGMHKVESLRSSLIIEVQGVQADLHALHTPRARDLDAMVANVLRLEQTASQCRSCHHEAETLRRLDAMEGLIEHYQEALSYFITARANRERMHNLQLAAAGIGDQILAVGEEMAREASRRLDQTTLAATERIHRVKPVIAATGVAVLLLGLLAALHLTRSVTRPVRRLVEATRVLASGEVGHTVSAEGTPEFAELADHFNAMSAALRDQYERLQEANVELEAEIAERRRTEEALRLDESRLRALLDLSRMASAPPRCIAEFALDRALELTGSTAGFVALVENGARRFTPCAHRAPARGAALLPDPCREEPTRDDAPWSAAVRSRAPTFRTGPQPLLCVPLLDQDRLAGLAVMAGKGGDYREADAHHLGLLLHGLWQHVGRRKAEEELLRAQKLESVGLLAGGIAHDFNNLLTGILANVSLAQAGLHDAEPVRTRLQEVEKASLRAQALTQQLLTFSKGGAPVRKAARLGELVREAAAFALSGASARCEFALPDDLWPAPVDAGQIGQVVSNLVINAAQAMGEGGTVTVSGENVEAGGGDLPGAAGRYVCIGVRDEGCGIPPADLERIFDPYFTTKPGGTGLGLATAYSVVRRHGGHLTVASEPGAGATFRVYLPAAGTSAPAGEGAEPEPVHAPAPPPPPHRRVLVMDDEAMIRDVAAAILQQEGFAVETAPSGEEAVAAYARARDTADPFAAVVLDLTVPGKMGGLETLERLRELDPDVRAVVSSGYSNDPAMAEHERYGFRARVRKPYRMADLLAALEEALRPAPPSAPPSPIEGPRARP, from the coding sequence ATGGGCCGCAAGATCCTGCTCTCCTTCCTCGCCCTCCTGGCGGCCGCCGCCCTGGGGGGCCTCCCGGCGGCCGTCTATGTCACCCGGGCCACCGCGGAGCTGGAAGAGCTCCTGGGGATGCACAAGGTCGAGAGCCTGCGCAGCTCCCTGATCATCGAGGTCCAGGGCGTGCAGGCCGACCTTCACGCCCTCCACACCCCCCGCGCCCGCGACCTGGACGCGATGGTAGCCAACGTCCTGCGCCTGGAGCAAACGGCTTCCCAGTGCCGATCGTGCCATCACGAGGCCGAGACCCTGCGCCGGCTCGATGCGATGGAAGGCCTGATCGAGCACTACCAGGAGGCCCTGAGCTACTTCATCACCGCCCGGGCCAACCGGGAGCGCATGCACAACCTCCAGCTCGCCGCGGCAGGCATCGGGGACCAGATCCTCGCGGTGGGCGAAGAGATGGCGCGGGAGGCCAGCCGCCGCCTCGACCAGACGACCCTGGCCGCCACCGAGCGCATCCACCGGGTCAAACCCGTCATCGCCGCCACCGGGGTGGCCGTGCTGCTCCTGGGGCTCCTGGCCGCCCTGCACCTCACCCGGTCCGTCACCCGACCGGTGCGGCGGCTGGTGGAAGCCACGCGGGTGCTGGCCTCGGGCGAGGTCGGACACACCGTCTCGGCGGAGGGCACCCCCGAGTTTGCCGAGCTCGCCGACCACTTCAACGCCATGAGCGCGGCCCTGCGAGACCAGTACGAGCGTCTCCAGGAGGCCAACGTGGAGCTCGAGGCCGAGATCGCCGAGCGCCGCCGCACCGAAGAAGCCCTCCGGCTCGACGAGAGCCGCCTGCGGGCCCTGCTGGACTTGAGCCGCATGGCCAGCGCACCCCCTCGCTGCATCGCCGAGTTCGCGCTGGACCGGGCCCTGGAGCTCACGGGCAGCACCGCCGGCTTCGTGGCCCTGGTGGAGAACGGCGCCCGGCGCTTCACCCCCTGCGCCCACCGCGCCCCGGCCCGGGGCGCCGCCCTGCTCCCGGACCCCTGTCGGGAGGAGCCGACCCGAGACGACGCCCCCTGGTCCGCCGCGGTGCGGTCCCGGGCCCCCACGTTCCGCACCGGGCCGCAGCCGCTGCTGTGCGTACCCCTCCTGGACCAGGACCGGCTGGCAGGGCTCGCCGTCATGGCCGGCAAGGGGGGAGACTACCGGGAGGCGGACGCGCACCACCTGGGGCTGCTCCTCCACGGCCTGTGGCAGCACGTGGGCCGCCGGAAGGCCGAGGAGGAGCTCCTGCGCGCCCAGAAGCTCGAGTCGGTGGGCCTCTTGGCGGGCGGCATCGCCCACGACTTCAACAACCTGCTCACGGGCATCCTGGCCAACGTGTCGCTCGCCCAGGCCGGCCTGCACGACGCCGAGCCGGTGCGCACGCGCCTCCAAGAGGTGGAGAAGGCGTCCCTTCGGGCCCAGGCCCTCACCCAGCAACTCCTGACCTTTTCCAAGGGCGGCGCCCCGGTGCGCAAGGCGGCCCGCCTGGGGGAGCTCGTGCGCGAGGCCGCGGCCTTTGCCCTGAGCGGGGCCAGCGCGCGCTGCGAGTTTGCGCTTCCCGACGACCTGTGGCCCGCGCCGGTGGACGCGGGCCAGATCGGCCAGGTCGTCAGCAACCTGGTGATCAACGCCGCCCAGGCCATGGGCGAGGGCGGCACGGTCACCGTCTCGGGTGAAAACGTGGAAGCCGGCGGCGGCGACCTGCCCGGGGCCGCCGGCCGCTACGTCTGCATCGGCGTTCGAGACGAAGGCTGCGGGATCCCGCCGGCGGATCTGGAGCGGATCTTCGACCCCTACTTCACCACCAAGCCGGGGGGCACCGGCCTGGGCCTCGCCACGGCCTACTCGGTGGTGCGCCGCCACGGCGGGCACCTGACGGTCGCGTCCGAACCCGGCGCCGGGGCGACCTTTCGCGTCTACCTTCCCGCCGCCGGCACCTCGGCGCCCGCCGGCGAGGGAGCCGAGCCGGAACCGGTGCATGCCCCTGCGCCCCCGCCGCCCCCCCACCGCCGGGTGCTCGTGATGGACGACGAAGCCATGATCCGCGATGTGGCCGCAGCCATCCTGCAGCAGGAGGGATTCGCTGTGGAGACAGCCCCATCGGGGGAAGAGGCCGTGGCGGCCTACGCCCGCGCCCGGGACACCGCAGACCCCTTCGCGGCCGTGGTGCTCGACCTTACCGTGCCCGGCAAGATGGGCGGACTCGAGACCCTCGAACGCCTGCGGGAGCTGGATCCGGACGTGCGGGCGGTCGTCTCGAGCGGCTACTCCAACGACCCCGCCATGGCCGAGCACGAGCGCTACGGCTTCCGTGCCCGCGTCCGCAAGCCCTACCGCATGGCCGACCTCCTGGCCGCCCTGGAGGAAGCGCTCCGCCCCGCACCCCCTTCCGCCCCGCCGTCCCCGATCGAAGGCCCGAGAGCCAGGCCGTAA